The Gadus macrocephalus chromosome 20, ASM3116895v1 genome includes a region encoding these proteins:
- the stx19 gene encoding syntaxin-19, translating to MRDRLDELRQKAQEDPDPEAEIISDPLSGVNEPDDPTEVDFTTPRAVVFEEEPVIENFLCEAQRIRDEITELDADVVKFSQQQKTLVATMRRFSVMKKESSITRDIKLQAEGLHKRLNALSKEAQKTEGQHGPTAAVSRIQRTQHAALLRQFQKVMSNYNTGLLTKQERCRHFIIRQLEVSGREVTEEEVNDMVATGKWEVFNENMLNDARITRSQLSEIEQRHKELLNLENNMVELRDLFTDIYLLVEEQGPQIDHIQTNVERTADYVAVSNEKFKLAARYKRKNPLRQLCCCCCPPWRCCF from the exons ATGAGGGACCGCTTGGATGAATTGCGGCAAAAGGCCCAGGAAGACCCAGACCCTGAGGCCGAGATCATCTCCGACCCCTTATCTGGGGTCAACGAACCCGATGACCCGACGGAGGTGGACTTCACCACGCCGCGGGCTGTGGTGTTTGAGGAGGAACCCGTCATTGAGAACTTCCTGTGTGAGGCCCAGCGCATTCGAGATGAGATTACAGAGTTGGATGCAGAT GTGGTTAAATTCAGTCAACAGCAAAAGACACTGGTGGCCACAATGCGTCGATTCAGTGTGATGAAGAAGGAGAGCAGCATCACCAGGGACATCAAGCTGCAGGCTGAGGGGCTCCACAAACGATTGAATGCCCTTTCGAAAGAAGCCCAGAAGACAGAGGGTCAGCACGGTCCCACCGCTGCCGTGTCCCGGATCCAACGAACGCAACATGCAGCCCTTCTACGGCAGTTTCAAAAG GTTATGTCCAACTACAATACAGGGTTGTTGACCAAACAGGAGCGCTGTAGGCACTTTATTATCCGCCAGTTGGAGGTTTCGGGGCGGGAGGTGACAGAGGAGGAAGTGAACGACATGGTGGCCACAGGAAAATGGGAGGTCTTCAATGAGAACATGCTGAACGATGCCAGGATCACACGGTCACAGCTGTCTGAAATTGAACAGCGGCACAAG GAGCTTCTAAACCTTGAGAACAACATGGTGGAGCTGAGGGATCTGTTCACTGACATTTACTTGCTTGTTGAAGAGCAAGGGCCCCAGATTGACCACATCCAGACCAATGTAGAGAGAACTGCAGACTATGTGGCTGTTTCAAATGAGAAGTTCAAGTTGGCTGCCAGGTACAAAAGGAAGAACCCCTTGAGacagctctgctgctgctgttgccctCCCTGGAGATGCTGCTTCTAA